The Microbacterium sp. SORGH_AS_0862 genome has a segment encoding these proteins:
- a CDS encoding TIM-barrel domain-containing protein: MSDAARTMRLLATARTVLHAAPRRAIVLAAGLVAALVVALLTAAPAHANTLNGVWHDPYGDDELYASQPTERSPRDPMAGENVTVRATTWPIASGQSVWVTWTVNGVAQTPRGASYDYNSGNNTYWKVDLGSFSRGDDVQYTVHADVNGGGQRDIGPFTFATTSWSTVTDVTDVIDNGTSVDIVTGDSAGDFTPKVRFAFPRPDGYDVQIAPTGSGLSLSGPTGYTLTDGASQVTIATSELVLKIDKSPYRLSVYKGDGTTLITRQYDPAQFRNIGWASDGSSTVTKIEDHYLTPAGERFEGFGERYDRLDHRGTDVHNYVYNQYQDQGATRRTYYSVPFFANSAGYGVHIPSTRYAIFNLATHRSDMAGFTVDTGGALDSTLTYQFFAGDQAAILDDYTAVTGRPLLPPKWAFGLWASANEWNTQAEVDAWLDQVDTSGIPHSVLVLEQWSDEATFYLWKDAQYTPTAGSSSLDYADLTFPAGGAWSDPKQMIQDAHDQNVKVILWQIPVLKENFSSNPSTAPQQHLNDKSYAEAQNFLVKDGAGEPYRIPTGQWFGDSTVPDFTSTAATSWWMSKRQYLLDDLGVDGFKTDGSEALFGRDLQVADGRRGDEMHNAYPNEYTRAYNDYVQAKTNGDGTIFSRAGTSGGQSQSIFWAGDQASTFGAFQEAVRAGQSAGQSGVPFWAWDLAGFTGSFPSSELYLRSTSQAAFSPIMQYHSEKADPSPSEARTPWNVQARTGDTSVVSTFAKFANVRMNLVPYLYTEADDSATTGVPMMRAMSLAFPGDAAAAAYDQQYLFGSQLLVAPITTQGQTTKDVYLPAGEWYDFWNGGRAIGDGVKQYYAGTDSIPVYAKAGAVVPLNLNDAYQLGGTIGNDVDTYDNLTFRIYPAESSTYDYFEDSADAHRAISVTADRVARTVSVSAPPLTTAATYQVSGTKPSGVTVAGSAVSEVASVSALASASTGWFWDSVQQLTYVKVGASTSTRAIVLSGVDKAAYEAEFAAHTAVSTNTDHPGYTGVGFVDGFSDSGDAVEFDVWAEANGTHQLRFRYGNGVTTSAVRTIRVDGTSVGTLTLPSTGSWDTWGTASIGAPLTPGRHTVRIEYASGGAGGINLDNLVLAR, from the coding sequence ATGTCTGACGCTGCCCGCACGATGCGGCTGCTCGCGACTGCCCGCACCGTGCTGCATGCGGCACCGCGCCGCGCGATCGTGCTCGCCGCCGGGCTCGTGGCTGCCCTCGTCGTCGCCCTGCTCACGGCCGCTCCGGCGCACGCCAACACGCTCAACGGTGTGTGGCATGACCCGTACGGCGACGATGAGCTGTACGCCTCGCAGCCGACCGAGCGCTCCCCACGCGATCCGATGGCGGGTGAGAACGTCACCGTCCGGGCGACGACCTGGCCGATCGCCTCGGGCCAGTCGGTCTGGGTCACGTGGACCGTCAACGGCGTCGCGCAGACCCCGCGCGGCGCGAGCTACGACTACAACTCCGGCAACAACACCTACTGGAAGGTCGATCTCGGATCCTTCTCGCGCGGCGACGACGTGCAGTACACCGTCCACGCCGACGTGAACGGCGGCGGGCAGCGCGACATCGGCCCCTTCACGTTCGCGACCACCTCGTGGAGCACCGTGACCGACGTGACCGACGTGATCGACAACGGCACGTCGGTGGACATCGTCACGGGCGACAGCGCGGGAGATTTCACCCCCAAGGTGCGCTTCGCCTTCCCCCGTCCCGACGGCTACGACGTGCAGATCGCCCCGACCGGCTCGGGGCTGAGTCTCAGCGGACCTACCGGATACACGCTCACCGACGGCGCCTCGCAGGTGACGATCGCCACGAGCGAACTGGTGCTCAAGATCGACAAGAGCCCCTACCGGCTCTCGGTGTACAAGGGCGATGGCACGACGCTCATCACCCGCCAGTACGACCCGGCGCAGTTCCGCAACATCGGCTGGGCCAGTGACGGCAGCTCGACCGTGACGAAGATCGAAGACCATTACCTGACGCCCGCCGGCGAGCGGTTCGAGGGCTTCGGCGAGCGTTACGACCGGCTCGATCACCGCGGCACCGACGTGCACAACTACGTCTACAACCAGTACCAGGACCAGGGTGCGACCCGGCGCACGTACTACTCGGTGCCCTTCTTCGCGAACTCCGCCGGCTACGGCGTGCACATCCCGAGCACCCGCTACGCGATCTTCAACCTCGCCACCCACCGTTCCGACATGGCCGGGTTCACCGTCGACACCGGCGGCGCACTGGACTCCACGCTCACGTACCAGTTCTTCGCGGGCGATCAGGCGGCGATCCTCGACGACTACACCGCCGTGACCGGGCGTCCGCTGCTGCCCCCGAAGTGGGCGTTCGGCCTCTGGGCATCGGCCAACGAATGGAACACGCAGGCCGAGGTCGACGCGTGGCTCGACCAGGTCGACACCTCCGGCATCCCGCACAGCGTGCTCGTCCTCGAGCAGTGGAGCGACGAGGCGACCTTCTACCTGTGGAAGGACGCGCAGTACACGCCGACGGCGGGGAGCAGCTCGCTCGACTATGCCGATCTGACCTTCCCCGCCGGAGGCGCGTGGAGTGATCCGAAGCAGATGATCCAGGACGCGCACGACCAGAACGTCAAGGTGATCCTGTGGCAGATCCCGGTGCTCAAGGAGAACTTCTCCTCGAACCCGTCGACCGCCCCGCAGCAGCATCTCAATGACAAGTCGTACGCCGAGGCGCAGAACTTCCTCGTGAAGGACGGTGCCGGCGAGCCCTACCGGATCCCGACCGGTCAGTGGTTCGGCGACAGCACCGTGCCGGACTTCACGAGCACCGCGGCGACGAGCTGGTGGATGAGCAAACGCCAGTACCTGCTCGACGACCTCGGCGTCGACGGCTTCAAGACCGACGGCAGCGAAGCGCTCTTCGGACGCGACCTGCAGGTGGCCGACGGACGTCGCGGCGACGAGATGCACAACGCGTACCCCAACGAGTACACGCGCGCCTACAACGACTACGTCCAGGCGAAGACTAACGGCGACGGCACGATCTTCAGCCGCGCGGGTACGTCCGGCGGCCAGAGCCAGTCCATCTTCTGGGCCGGCGACCAGGCCTCGACGTTCGGCGCCTTCCAGGAGGCGGTCCGCGCGGGCCAGAGCGCGGGACAGTCGGGCGTGCCCTTCTGGGCGTGGGACCTCGCGGGCTTCACCGGGTCGTTCCCGAGTTCCGAGCTGTACCTCCGCTCGACGTCGCAGGCGGCGTTCTCGCCGATCATGCAGTACCACTCCGAGAAGGCCGACCCCAGCCCGTCCGAGGCGCGCACGCCGTGGAACGTGCAGGCGCGCACGGGCGACACGAGCGTGGTGTCCACGTTCGCGAAGTTCGCGAACGTGCGGATGAACCTCGTGCCGTACCTCTACACGGAGGCGGACGACAGCGCCACGACCGGGGTACCGATGATGCGAGCGATGAGCCTCGCGTTCCCCGGTGACGCCGCGGCCGCCGCCTACGACCAGCAGTACCTCTTCGGTTCGCAGCTGCTCGTGGCTCCCATCACGACGCAGGGCCAGACCACGAAGGACGTCTACCTGCCCGCGGGCGAGTGGTACGACTTCTGGAACGGCGGACGCGCGATCGGCGACGGCGTGAAGCAGTACTACGCCGGCACGGACAGCATCCCGGTGTACGCCAAGGCGGGGGCGGTCGTGCCGCTCAACCTCAACGACGCGTACCAGCTGGGTGGGACCATCGGCAACGACGTCGACACCTACGACAACCTCACCTTCCGCATCTACCCGGCAGAGTCGAGCACCTACGACTACTTCGAGGATTCGGCTGACGCCCACCGCGCCATCTCGGTCACCGCCGACCGTGTGGCACGCACCGTGTCGGTCTCGGCGCCGCCGCTGACCACCGCGGCGACGTACCAGGTGTCGGGGACGAAGCCCTCCGGCGTCACCGTGGCCGGCTCCGCGGTCTCCGAGGTCGCCTCGGTTTCGGCGCTCGCGTCGGCGAGCACCGGGTGGTTCTGGGATTCGGTGCAGCAGCTGACCTACGTCAAGGTGGGCGCGAGCACCTCGACCCGCGCGATCGTCCTGAGCGGCGTCGACAAGGCCGCCTATGAGGCTGAGTTCGCAGCGCACACCGCCGTCAGCACCAACACCGATCACCCCGGCTACACCGGCGTCGGCTTCGTGGACGGCTTCTCGGACAGCGGCGACGCCGTGGAGTTCGACGTGTGGGCCGAGGCGAACGGGACGCACCAGCTGCGCTTCCGCTACGGCAACGGCGTGACGACGTCGGCCGTGCGCACCATCCGCGTCGACGGCACGTCCGTCGGCACCCTCACCCTGCCTTCGACCGGATCGTGGGACACCTGGGGCACCGCGTCGATCGGCGCGCCCCTGACTCCCGGCCGGCACACCGTGCGCATCGAGTACGCGAGCGGCGGCGCGGGCGGCATCAACCTCGACAACCTCGTGCTCGCACGCTGA
- a CDS encoding TIM-barrel domain-containing protein, producing the protein MKTLTLRRRVASVAIAAVAAASLTAISGWADAEPAAAAPLGVQRAQFTSGSSYLVVEVLDDDLVHFELAGAGTAPGTTNPLFTTPQVAKTDYAGPNTYSRSGGTIQTAGLRLEVDTSTLCVTSTDITRTPDLVLQTTCPVDLTQAWKGLNITKSSMENAYGLGQQFFTGASADGDWVGRVRSPGGTYGNAMVYDAENGPVGNTQIPVLFAVGDDNANYGLFVDQLYKQEWNLTGDPWTMRTWGDQVRWYLMSGPDLPDLRQDYMELTGTPPVPPKKAFGLWVSEFGYDDWSELDSTLAGLRAADFPVDGAMLDVQWFGGVTADSDDTRMGTLDWDTSKFPNPAAKIASLKADGVGIIPIEESYVGKNLPEHADMAADGYLVRAGCSTCAPAYLTGNPWWGKGGMIDWTQPAAGAAWHDEQRQHLVDEGVMGHWLDLGEPEMYDANDWTAGVLPGKHAHADYHNAYNLLWAQSIADGYERNDETARPFLLSRAAAGGIQRFGTAMWSADIGSTMKALASQQNTQMHMSMSGIDYYGSDVGGFRREMLDANADELYTQWFADSAWFDTPLRPHTENLCNCLETTPDAIGDVASNRANLVRRYENAPYTYSLAHRANLYGEPVAPPLVYYYQNDDNVREMGHQKMLGRDLMVAIVAGSDERERDVYLPAGEWIDIHTNERIVSTGQWIADVPLWRNGVFTLPAYARAGAIIPQAFVDAETKDITGLRADTVVHDEQITTVYASDAASTFTLYEDDGASTAYESGAVRTTPISQSMSGGVATVTVGAASGTYAGAPSSRPTVVKLVTDGTQAASVTLGGSTLTEYANKAAFDAASSGWYNAGGSTVIAKAASSSVTSDKTFAFTLGEEAVWATFACEFATTTFGQSVYVVGNIPQLGNWSPASAIKLTPSAYPTWTGVIGDLPPSSAIEWKCIKRQEAGNPNTADAWEPGGNNVLNTPPYGSAGITTGAF; encoded by the coding sequence ATGAAGACCCTGACCCTGCGACGACGCGTCGCGAGCGTCGCGATCGCGGCGGTCGCCGCGGCATCGCTCACCGCCATCAGCGGCTGGGCGGATGCCGAGCCCGCCGCCGCCGCGCCGCTGGGCGTGCAACGCGCCCAGTTCACCTCGGGCTCGAGCTATCTCGTCGTCGAGGTGCTGGACGACGATCTGGTGCATTTCGAGCTCGCCGGGGCCGGCACCGCGCCCGGAACGACGAATCCGCTGTTCACCACGCCACAGGTCGCGAAGACCGACTACGCGGGTCCGAACACCTACTCGCGCAGCGGCGGGACGATCCAGACTGCGGGACTGCGGCTCGAGGTCGACACCTCGACGCTGTGCGTCACCTCGACGGACATCACGCGCACGCCCGACCTGGTGCTGCAGACCACGTGTCCGGTCGATCTCACACAAGCCTGGAAGGGCCTGAACATCACCAAGTCGTCGATGGAGAACGCGTACGGGCTCGGCCAGCAGTTCTTCACCGGCGCGAGCGCCGACGGCGACTGGGTGGGGCGCGTCCGCTCCCCCGGCGGCACGTACGGCAACGCGATGGTCTACGACGCCGAGAACGGGCCCGTCGGCAACACGCAGATCCCGGTGCTGTTCGCGGTCGGCGACGACAACGCCAATTACGGCCTGTTCGTCGACCAGCTCTACAAGCAGGAGTGGAACCTCACCGGCGACCCGTGGACGATGCGCACGTGGGGCGACCAGGTGCGCTGGTACCTCATGTCGGGCCCCGACCTGCCCGACCTGCGCCAGGACTACATGGAGCTGACCGGCACCCCGCCCGTGCCGCCCAAGAAGGCGTTCGGCCTGTGGGTGTCCGAGTTCGGATACGACGACTGGTCGGAGCTGGACAGCACTCTCGCGGGGCTCCGCGCCGCGGACTTCCCCGTCGACGGGGCGATGCTCGACGTGCAGTGGTTCGGCGGTGTGACGGCCGACTCCGATGACACCCGCATGGGCACGCTGGATTGGGACACCTCGAAGTTCCCGAACCCCGCGGCCAAGATCGCCTCGCTCAAGGCCGACGGCGTCGGGATCATCCCGATCGAGGAGTCCTATGTGGGCAAGAATCTCCCCGAGCACGCCGACATGGCGGCGGACGGCTACCTCGTCCGGGCCGGATGCTCCACGTGCGCCCCGGCCTACCTCACCGGCAACCCGTGGTGGGGCAAGGGCGGCATGATCGACTGGACGCAGCCTGCGGCCGGCGCCGCGTGGCACGACGAGCAGCGCCAGCACCTCGTCGACGAAGGCGTCATGGGCCACTGGCTCGACCTCGGCGAACCCGAGATGTACGACGCGAACGACTGGACCGCGGGGGTCCTCCCCGGCAAGCACGCGCACGCCGACTACCACAACGCCTACAACCTGCTCTGGGCGCAGAGCATCGCCGACGGGTACGAGCGCAACGATGAGACGGCACGTCCGTTCCTGCTCTCGCGCGCGGCGGCCGGCGGCATCCAGCGCTTCGGCACGGCGATGTGGTCGGCCGACATCGGCTCGACGATGAAGGCGCTCGCCTCGCAGCAGAACACGCAGATGCACATGTCGATGTCGGGCATCGACTACTACGGGTCGGATGTGGGCGGCTTCCGCCGCGAGATGCTCGATGCGAACGCCGACGAGCTGTACACGCAGTGGTTCGCCGACAGCGCCTGGTTCGACACACCGTTGCGCCCGCACACCGAGAACCTCTGCAACTGCCTGGAGACGACCCCCGACGCGATCGGCGACGTCGCCAGCAACCGGGCCAACCTGGTGCGCCGCTACGAGAACGCCCCGTACACGTACTCGCTCGCGCACCGCGCGAACCTCTACGGAGAACCGGTCGCCCCGCCGCTCGTGTACTACTACCAGAACGACGACAACGTCCGTGAGATGGGCCACCAGAAGATGCTCGGGCGTGATCTGATGGTCGCAATCGTGGCGGGCTCGGACGAGCGCGAGCGCGACGTGTACCTCCCGGCGGGCGAGTGGATCGACATCCACACGAACGAGCGGATCGTCAGCACGGGCCAGTGGATCGCCGACGTGCCCCTGTGGCGCAACGGGGTCTTCACGCTCCCCGCCTACGCCCGTGCGGGCGCCATCATCCCGCAGGCGTTCGTCGACGCGGAGACGAAGGACATCACGGGTCTGCGCGCTGACACTGTCGTCCACGACGAGCAGATCACCACGGTGTACGCGAGCGACGCGGCATCGACCTTCACGCTGTACGAGGACGACGGCGCGAGCACCGCGTACGAGAGCGGCGCCGTGCGCACGACACCGATCAGCCAGTCGATGTCCGGCGGCGTCGCCACAGTCACGGTGGGCGCCGCATCGGGAACCTACGCGGGCGCGCCGTCGTCGCGCCCGACGGTCGTCAAGCTCGTCACGGACGGCACCCAGGCCGCATCCGTCACGCTGGGCGGCAGCACGCTCACCGAGTACGCGAACAAGGCCGCATTCGACGCCGCCAGCAGCGGCTGGTACAACGCGGGCGGCAGCACGGTGATCGCGAAGGCGGCGAGCAGTTCGGTCACATCGGACAAGACGTTCGCGTTCACGCTCGGCGAGGAGGCCGTGTGGGCGACGTTCGCGTGCGAGTTCGCGACGACGACCTTCGGCCAGTCGGTCTACGTCGTGGGCAACATCCCGCAGCTGGGCAACTGGTCGCCCGCGAGCGCGATCAAGCTCACCCCGAGCGCGTATCCGACCTGGACGGGCGTGATCGGCGACCTCCCGCCGTCGAGCGCGATCGAGTGGAAGTGCATCAAGCGTCAGGAAGCCGGCAATCCGAACACCGCGGATGCCTGGGAACCCGGCGGCAACAACGTCCTGAACACGCCACCGTACGGCTCGGCGGGAATCACGACCGGCGCGTTCTGA
- a CDS encoding oxidoreductase — protein sequence MIKINAVLTLINLTLSMWDMTKNFLITGVSSGFGRAFAQAALVAGHVVVGTVRSERDAAAFGALTEDGRARAVLLDVTDDEAVSTVVAAVEKALGRIDVLIANAGYGHEGVLEESPMADLRRQFDVNVFGAVAIIKAVLPGMRSRRAGHILGVTSMGGLMTVPGLAYYCGSKFALEAILETLGKEVASFGVHVTAIAPGSFRTDWAGRSMVRTERSIADYDELMDPIRANREAANGNQLGDPAKAAAAVLTVIESTNPPAHLLLGSDALRLVSAGREAVAAEIDAWSELTRSTDLPDGAQIR from the coding sequence TTGATCAAAATCAACGCGGTGTTGACTTTGATCAACTTAACGTTGAGTATGTGGGACATGACGAAGAACTTCTTGATTACAGGGGTCAGCTCGGGCTTCGGCAGGGCATTCGCGCAGGCGGCGCTGGTTGCCGGCCATGTCGTCGTTGGGACGGTGCGGAGCGAGCGCGACGCGGCAGCCTTCGGAGCTTTGACGGAAGACGGCCGCGCCCGCGCCGTTCTGCTCGATGTGACCGACGATGAAGCGGTTTCGACGGTCGTCGCCGCGGTCGAAAAGGCGCTGGGCCGCATCGACGTGTTGATCGCCAACGCGGGCTACGGCCACGAGGGCGTGCTCGAGGAGTCGCCCATGGCTGACCTGCGCCGCCAGTTCGACGTCAATGTGTTCGGCGCCGTCGCGATCATCAAAGCCGTGCTTCCGGGGATGCGGTCGCGTCGGGCGGGCCACATCCTCGGGGTCACGTCGATGGGTGGGCTGATGACGGTTCCCGGTCTCGCCTACTACTGCGGTAGCAAGTTCGCGCTCGAGGCGATACTCGAGACGCTGGGTAAGGAGGTCGCGTCGTTTGGCGTGCACGTCACCGCGATCGCTCCGGGATCGTTCCGCACCGATTGGGCTGGCCGATCAATGGTGCGCACAGAGCGATCCATTGCGGACTACGACGAGCTGATGGACCCGATCCGAGCAAATCGAGAGGCCGCGAACGGGAACCAGCTTGGCGACCCGGCCAAGGCCGCCGCGGCCGTCCTCACCGTGATCGAGAGTACGAACCCGCCGGCGCATCTGCTCCTTGGATCGGACGCGCTCCGTCTCGTGTCGGCCGGACGTGAAGCAGTCGCGGCAGAGATCGATGCCTGGTCGGAACTCACACGATCGACCGATCTGCCCGACGGAGCTCAAATCCGCTGA
- a CDS encoding TetR/AcrR family transcriptional regulator: MSPYAYDENGRRIVAPSKGELREKQILDEAEKQLIDIGHEAMTVESIATAAGLTRGALYFYFRSKNDVIAALVQRITVELTSAIATRRAASPTSAHGGLLSAIDLTRDLWSRHGAVMRTAIELSPSVPFIDHLWSSARAETIRSLTEITESAAIEASASERASVVSALVAMTERVFYEAIRSNSDLDAAAEVVTMIWNRALPLPHQTA; encoded by the coding sequence ATGTCGCCCTACGCCTACGACGAGAACGGTCGCCGCATCGTCGCGCCGTCGAAAGGCGAGCTCCGCGAGAAACAGATCCTCGACGAGGCCGAGAAGCAGCTCATCGACATCGGCCACGAAGCCATGACGGTAGAGTCGATCGCCACGGCCGCAGGCCTCACCCGTGGAGCCCTGTACTTCTACTTCCGGTCTAAGAACGACGTCATCGCCGCGCTCGTCCAGCGGATCACTGTCGAGCTGACGAGCGCCATTGCCACGCGGCGGGCGGCGTCGCCGACTTCTGCTCACGGAGGTCTGCTCAGCGCCATCGACCTGACTCGCGACCTGTGGTCCAGGCACGGTGCCGTTATGCGCACGGCCATCGAACTTTCTCCATCGGTTCCCTTCATCGACCACCTGTGGTCATCCGCTCGGGCTGAGACCATCCGCAGCCTCACGGAGATCACCGAGTCGGCCGCAATTGAGGCTTCGGCGTCGGAGCGGGCTTCTGTCGTGTCGGCTTTGGTAGCCATGACGGAGCGGGTGTTCTACGAAGCCATCCGCTCGAACTCCGATCTGGATGCCGCCGCAGAGGTCG